The sequence GACCGCAAAGCCCGCACCATCGTTGTCACCAGTTCTGTGTCTGGAGAGGGTAAATCAGAGGTTTCTGCTAATTTAGCCACAGTCATGGCTCAAGCAGGACGGCGAGTATTGCTAGTAGATGCAGATATGCGTCAACCTTCACAACACCACTTATGGGGTCTAATTAATTCCATAGGTTTTAGTAATCTGATTGCTGGTGAGAATGAGTTCTCAGAAGCTGTACAATCAGTTACGGATAATCTATTCGTGCTCACGGCTGGAGTCATGCCTCCTAACCCTCTGGCACTAATTGATTCTGAGCGGATGATCGCTTTGATGGAGATGTTTGCTCAAAAGTATGATTATGTAGTGTTTGATACGCCTTCTTTGGTGGGAGCAGCAGAAGCTGCAGTTCTGGGCAAAATGGCAGGCGGAGTTTTAGTAGTAGTTCGACCAGGCCATGTTGATTCAGCTAGCGCGGTTGCGGCTAAATCGTTACTCAGAAGGTCGGAAGCAAACATTTTAGGAATTGTAGCTAACGGTGTGAATGTCAAGCATGAGCCGGATAACTACTTTTATTACAGCAACTCTCGCTCAGAGGTGAAAGCCGAGCCTGTGGGGAAGCAACGAGCTACCGTGTTTAGTAAGTAAGGATGAGGGTAAACAGTATGCAGATGCTTTCAAGGCGCTTTTACCTGGAAGTTTCTGCATTTACCCTTGTCTGGATAGAGGATGCACTGAATTCAGACAGATATCTATCCAAAGATTGATAAAAATTATTTATAAAAGTGGGTGCGATCGCTTACCATACAACTTGTGTCATGAATCGCCAATCTACTTTCTGGTAGAAATGCGTAGTTGAGTAGTAAAATTTGTTGATTTAGGTGAGATACTTACAACAAGTTATCAAAGTTCCACCTGCTCAATCATATGAACAAGTTAGAATTTGGTATCATTACTCCCAGCTATGCTCCGGATTTTGAAAGATGCCGCCTGCTGTCTTGGAGCGTGAATAACTTTATTTCACCCCATTTTACACACTATATCATCGTTGATGCGCGGGACTTACCATTGTTCCGGCAGTTAAAAAGTTCCAACACAGAAATTATTGCTGTTGAATCAATATTACCTTGGTGGATTCAGCGCTTGCCTTTAGTTAAGAATGGATGGTTGAGCTTGAAAACTTTCTTTATTCGTAACTGGCTACTCCAGCAAATTGTTAAATTAGCAGTCGCTCAACACATCAATAAAGACATTTTCGTATTTGTTGATTCAGACGTGACCTTTGTTCGTCCACTGAACTTCAATAGCTTTATTCGCCAAGACCAAACACGATTATTCCGCATACCTAATCAATATAATTCAGAATTTATCAACAAATACCCCAGATTTGAAAGATGGCAGCAAACAGCAGGTAAATTACTCGGTCTATCGCCAATAAACTTACTTACTTCTGGCTACATCGGGAACATTATTACCTGGAGACGCGACAGACTTTTAGAGCTATATGAACATATCGAGAAAGTTTCCGGAAGAGGGTGGATGAAAACTATTTGCAGTTGCTTACATCTTTCCGAATACATACTTTATGGGATATTTGTTGACCAGGTGCTACAAGAGCAATCTGGTCATTATTATGATTCAAGACGGATTTGTCATGAGTATTGGTCGAATCAACCCATGTCAGACCAACAGCTAAAACAATTTTTTGCTGCAATTGATCCAGAAGATCAAGCTGTGATGATTTCCGCCAAAGCCGAAATTGATCCACAGCGATATCAGCAGTTAATCATGC is a genomic window of Fortiea contorta PCC 7126 containing:
- a CDS encoding DUF6492 family protein, with amino-acid sequence MNKLEFGIITPSYAPDFERCRLLSWSVNNFISPHFTHYIIVDARDLPLFRQLKSSNTEIIAVESILPWWIQRLPLVKNGWLSLKTFFIRNWLLQQIVKLAVAQHINKDIFVFVDSDVTFVRPLNFNSFIRQDQTRLFRIPNQYNSEFINKYPRFERWQQTAGKLLGLSPINLLTSGYIGNIITWRRDRLLELYEHIEKVSGRGWMKTICSCLHLSEYILYGIFVDQVLQEQSGHYYDSRRICHEYWSNQPMSDQQLKQFFAAIDPEDQAVMISAKAEIDPQRYQQLIMQF